The DNA region CGCGTCGGCACCCCGGACGATGTCGTGGCCGCCGTGCTCTACCTGATCGAGGCCAACTTCGTCACAGGCCAGATCCTGCCGGTTGCTGGCGGACGTTTGCTGTAACGACCCCGCCCGTCAGTCTGCGGCGGCGACCGTCTCTTCCGCGTGCGCGGCGGCACCACCGTGTGCGAGCCATCGCTCTGCTTCGAGAGCCGCCATACATCCGGTGCCCGCAGCGGTGACCGCCTGACGGTAGTAGTCGTCCATGACGTCGCCGGCGGCAAAGATGCCGGGGACCGAGGTCTCGGTGCGCCAAGAAACGGGCGTTCGCACATATCCGTTGTCCTTCAGGTCGACCACACCCTGAAGAAAACCGGTGTTGGGTGAGTGCCCGATCGCGACGAACAGCCCACCCACATCGAGGTCCCGCTTCTCGCCGGTCGTCGTGTCTTCGAGTTGCAACCCGGTGATCACGTCATCGCCGTAGACATCGGTGACAACGGTGTTCCAGGCGAACGTGATCTTCTCACTCTCCTGAGCCCGCTCGGCCATGATTCGGGAGGCGCGCAGTTCGTCACGACGCACGACGACGACGACCTCTTTGGCAAATTTCGTCAGGTAGAGCGCATCCTCCATAGCGGTATCGCCACCACCGATCACCGCGAGCACCTGCTCTCGGAAGTGAGGTAGAGCTCCGTCACAAACGGCGCATGCGCTCACACCACCACCCGATTGCGCGAGTCGCTCCTCGTTGGGCAGCCCGAGCCAGTTCGCGTTCGCACCCGTCGCGAGGATCACCGTGTCGGCGAGGATCTCGGTGCCCTCGCTCGTGACGAGCCGGAACGGATGCTGGTTCGGATCTACCTCGACCACATCCTCCGTGAGCACGCGTGTGCCGAAACCGAGGGCTTGTTCCTTCATCTCCATCATGAGGGCCTGGCCATCGACACCCTCTCGGAAGCCAGGATAGTTCTCGACCTCTGTCGTGAACATGAGCTGCCCGCCGGGGATCATAGTTCGGCTGATCCCGCCCTCGACAACAAAGGGATCCATTTCCGCACGCGCGGCATAGATCGCTGCCGTCCATCCTGCAGGCCCCGACCCGATAATGACGACTCGCTCGTGCTGAACGGCTCCGTTCTCCGACATGTGATCCCTGTCCCTGTCCGGTGTCAGTCTTCTTTGAACACTTTCATGTTCGTCGAATGCCCCGGGTTCACCCGGGCGCTCGGGTCGACGAAATGCACTGCGTTGTTGACTGCGACCGCAGCCTCAGCAAAACCCGTCGCGATGAGGTCGAGTTTCCCCTCGTAGTTGACCAGGTCACCCGCCCCGAATACACCGGCCACCGAAGTCGCCATCAAGGCACTCACCTGGATGCGGTTCTTCTTGACCTCGAGTCCCCAGTTCTTGATTGGACCGAGGTCAGGCTTGAAGCCCAGACACGAGAGTACCTGGTCACACTCCAGCACGAGGTCCTCGTCCGTCCGGTTGTCAAAGACCGTGAGGCGTTCAACTCGGTCACTGCCGTCAATGGCCCGCACCTCGTAAAAAGTCTTGAGGTCGATCTCTCCAGCGGCAGCCGCTTCCTCGACCTGCGTGACCGTTGCGGCGTGTGCGCGCCAGCCGTCTCGCCGATGCACGAGCGTCATCGACGCGGCCATGTCCTTCAGCATCATTACGAAGTCCATGGCGCTATCTCCACCACCGACGACGACGACGTGCTTGTCACGGAACGCTTCGGGGTCCTTCACGGCGTACTCGACCCCGGCGTGCATGAACTGCTCGTATCCGTCGCACTTCAAGGGCATGGGCTCAAAGGCACCCTTCCCTCCGGCGATCACGACGGTCCGCGTCCGGTAGACCCCTCCGCTGCAACGCAGCTCAAAGTGGTTCCCCATCCATTCGAGATCCTGAACCTGCTCGTCGAGAACGACTTCCGGATCGAACTGGAGGGCTTGCTCAACCAGACTGCTCACGAGGTCCTTGGCGAGAACCTTGGGGAAGCCACCCACGTCATGGATGTACTTCTCCGGATAGAGAGCAGTCAGCTGTCCCCCCAAGTCCGGCAGCGAATCGACGATGCGACACGAGGATCCTCGCATGCCTGCGTAGAACGCGGCGAAGAGGCCCGTCGGGCCCCCGCCGATAATCGTGATATCCCTAATGTCGTCAGCCATTGCGGCCTGCAATCGTGGGTGCGTCGGCCCTAGACATCGGCCGCCGGAAGACCAGAAGTTTAACCGCTCGGAAGGGCCGAGCAACGGGGATCAACCCGACTCGGCCGACCCCTCTCCACGATAGAAGTCCGAGTCCCGGTAGAGCTCGATTGCATAACCCAAAAGCAGTTTCAGGATCGCGGCGGCTGGGACCGCAACCAGCAGTCCCACAACACCGAAAAAATACCCACCGACCGTCATCGCAAGGACCATCCATACCGTGTGAATGCCTACGGAGTCACCCACAACCCTGGGAGAAATCACGGATTGATCCAGGATTTGAATCGTCCCGAAGACGACTCCGACCTTAAGCAAGGACACCAGCACGTTCCCACTGACCAGCGCGATGAAGATCGCGGGGACAAGCGTGAAGACGACGCCGAGATACGGGACCACAGAGAAGACCCCGGCGACGAGACCCAGAGACGCCGCATATGGAAAACTCAGCAGCGCGAAGCCGATTCCAGTCAGGCAACCGATGATCGCAGCCACAGTAAGCTGCCCCCGGAGATATCTCGACACCAGCACGTCACATGCGGACCCGAAGTTCACGACCTGGTCACGGGAGTCGACGGGGATCAGGTCGACCATCCGCTCCTTGAGTCGATCCCAGTCACGAATCAGGTAGTAGGAGAGCACCGGGGTCAGCACGAGGTAGCCGACAACGGTCATGACCGATCCAAGGCCCCGCCCCAAGCCCAGGACGCCTCCCCAGACGTAGGCCGTGAATGCTGACTGACGCTCCTGGAGAAACTCAACCACCGCGTCCGCATCGAGCTGGCGCAACTGGGCTACTACTTCGGCACCATCGAAGAACGGCACGTCCAGTCCCAGCAGTCGCCCCTGGCTCCTTTCGAACCATTCACCAACGCGCTCGATGAGCACCGGAACGGACCCTAGAATCTCCCTGCCATGCTCGAACGCTGCCGGCACAAACACGAAGAGGAGCAGGCAGATAATCCCAATGGACGGCAGGATGAGCGACAACACCGCAATTCCGCGTGCGAGCCCCCGTCGCTCCAGCTTATCG from Longimicrobiales bacterium includes:
- the trxB gene encoding thioredoxin-disulfide reductase, coding for MSENGAVQHERVVIIGSGPAGWTAAIYAARAEMDPFVVEGGISRTMIPGGQLMFTTEVENYPGFREGVDGQALMMEMKEQALGFGTRVLTEDVVEVDPNQHPFRLVTSEGTEILADTVILATGANANWLGLPNEERLAQSGGGVSACAVCDGALPHFREQVLAVIGGGDTAMEDALYLTKFAKEVVVVVRRDELRASRIMAERAQESEKITFAWNTVVTDVYGDDVITGLQLEDTTTGEKRDLDVGGLFVAIGHSPNTGFLQGVVDLKDNGYVRTPVSWRTETSVPGIFAAGDVMDDYYRQAVTAAGTGCMAALEAERWLAHGGAAAHAEETVAAAD
- a CDS encoding NAD(P)/FAD-dependent oxidoreductase, which gives rise to MADDIRDITIIGGGPTGLFAAFYAGMRGSSCRIVDSLPDLGGQLTALYPEKYIHDVGGFPKVLAKDLVSSLVEQALQFDPEVVLDEQVQDLEWMGNHFELRCSGGVYRTRTVVIAGGKGAFEPMPLKCDGYEQFMHAGVEYAVKDPEAFRDKHVVVVGGGDSAMDFVMMLKDMAASMTLVHRRDGWRAHAATVTQVEEAAAAGEIDLKTFYEVRAIDGSDRVERLTVFDNRTDEDLVLECDQVLSCLGFKPDLGPIKNWGLEVKKNRIQVSALMATSVAGVFGAGDLVNYEGKLDLIATGFAEAAVAVNNAVHFVDPSARVNPGHSTNMKVFKED
- a CDS encoding AI-2E family transporter, with the protein product MTERGEFSVWRVVQATGVVVVMGFFLLETLTILNPVLLFVLLWAVLLPFRGRPGHMALLGIAAVLTLFWILSNIGSTLSPFVLSVVLAYVLDPLVDKLERRGLARGIAVLSLILPSIGIICLLLFVFVPAAFEHGREILGSVPVLIERVGEWFERSQGRLLGLDVPFFDGAEVVAQLRQLDADAVVEFLQERQSAFTAYVWGGVLGLGRGLGSVMTVVGYLVLTPVLSYYLIRDWDRLKERMVDLIPVDSRDQVVNFGSACDVLVSRYLRGQLTVAAIIGCLTGIGFALLSFPYAASLGLVAGVFSVVPYLGVVFTLVPAIFIALVSGNVLVSLLKVGVVFGTIQILDQSVISPRVVGDSVGIHTVWMVLAMTVGGYFFGVVGLLVAVPAAAILKLLLGYAIELYRDSDFYRGEGSAESG